One genomic window of Thermococcus indicus includes the following:
- a CDS encoding Kae1-associated kinase Bud32, giving the protein MRMIKQGAEAKIYISEFGEYFGAELIPGETVIAKHRIPKRYRIREIDEKLRKERTVREARVLHRAKEFGVNCPHVYEVNLRDMVIAMEFIGGERLKEHLEEVPMEERLKLCREIGRQIGRLHEAGIVHGDLTTSNMILREGKVYLIDFGLADFDSTLEAQGVDLHLLKRAMESTHYTWFERGFEAVLEGYADVRGGEKAEEVRAKIEEIESRGRYKERSWMG; this is encoded by the coding sequence GTGAGGATGATAAAGCAGGGCGCGGAGGCCAAGATATACATCTCCGAATTCGGCGAGTATTTCGGGGCGGAACTCATTCCCGGCGAAACGGTAATCGCCAAGCACAGGATTCCAAAGCGCTACCGCATAAGGGAGATCGATGAGAAGCTGAGGAAGGAGAGAACGGTTAGAGAGGCGAGGGTTCTTCACCGGGCCAAAGAGTTCGGTGTGAACTGTCCCCACGTTTACGAGGTCAATCTGAGGGACATGGTAATTGCGATGGAGTTCATCGGCGGGGAGAGGCTGAAGGAGCACCTTGAGGAGGTCCCGATGGAGGAGCGCCTAAAGCTTTGCCGCGAGATTGGAAGGCAGATTGGAAGGCTCCACGAGGCAGGTATAGTGCACGGCGATCTAACGACCTCCAACATGATACTCCGGGAGGGAAAGGTTTACCTGATAGATTTTGGCTTAGCGGACTTTGACTCTACCCTGGAGGCCCAGGGCGTCGATCTACACCTCCTAAAGCGGGCCATGGAGAGCACGCACTACACATGGTTCGAGAGGGGCTTTGAAGCCGTTCTAGAAGGCTACGCCGATGTCAGGGGTGGGGAGAAGGCCGAAGAGGTCAGGGCGAAGATAGAGGAAATCGAGAGCAGGGGAAGGTACAAGGAGCGTAGTTGGATGGGATGA
- a CDS encoding methyl-accepting chemotaxis protein, with amino-acid sequence MDKKTAVILSPVVAFIFTLVPSAVFGPLAGLVGGAVGVLVAFAITSSVTKEKEIPPDVMKYKREIEAQIDAIVRILDRIAEGDLSVQDTELTGHLEDIRHAIEKMRRNLRDMVIEIQDATATVQERSRLIRENIDQISEAIQQVAEAINQVSIEAQREQENINHMTETMRYIDEIGKETISTMEDFERSMSEVVGLAREGGQKGEEAVGQIEEIRSMMLMIEETVKGVAEMGKNIANITNVITGIAEQTNLLALNAAIEAARAGEAGKGFAVVAEEIRNLAEESKNAADDIRNIVSQIMEKIQESVEVTGKSVETVSNSTEVLKESVSYLTHIAELMAEMEVKANELKSKVLEEGEKIDEGLRFLENLAASAEETTAAAEQVSAAAEEQTSALEEVRAAISDFDRVVEELVDVANKFKV; translated from the coding sequence ATGGACAAGAAAACCGCAGTGATACTGTCCCCGGTTGTGGCATTTATCTTCACGCTGGTGCCTTCCGCAGTCTTCGGCCCCCTGGCCGGACTGGTTGGAGGTGCCGTGGGGGTACTGGTGGCATTTGCGATCACGAGCAGTGTCACGAAGGAGAAGGAAATACCTCCCGATGTTATGAAATACAAGCGGGAGATAGAGGCACAGATCGACGCTATCGTCCGCATACTTGACAGGATTGCTGAAGGCGACCTCTCCGTCCAGGACACCGAACTTACGGGGCATCTCGAGGACATCCGCCACGCGATCGAGAAGATGCGCAGGAACCTCAGGGATATGGTGATCGAAATCCAGGACGCCACCGCCACGGTTCAGGAGAGGAGCCGTCTGATACGGGAGAACATTGACCAGATTAGCGAGGCCATCCAGCAGGTTGCCGAGGCCATCAACCAGGTCAGCATTGAAGCTCAGAGGGAGCAGGAGAACATCAACCACATGACAGAGACCATGCGCTACATCGACGAGATAGGCAAGGAAACGATAAGCACCATGGAGGACTTCGAGAGATCGATGAGCGAGGTCGTTGGACTCGCCAGGGAGGGTGGCCAGAAGGGCGAGGAGGCCGTCGGCCAGATAGAGGAGATAAGGAGCATGATGCTCATGATCGAGGAGACGGTCAAGGGCGTCGCCGAGATGGGTAAGAACATCGCCAACATCACCAACGTTATCACCGGCATTGCCGAGCAGACCAACCTTCTCGCCCTGAACGCCGCCATCGAAGCCGCCCGTGCTGGAGAAGCTGGAAAGGGCTTCGCCGTCGTCGCCGAGGAGATTAGAAACCTCGCGGAGGAGAGCAAGAACGCCGCCGATGACATACGCAACATAGTGAGCCAGATCATGGAGAAGATACAGGAGAGCGTGGAGGTCACAGGAAAGAGCGTGGAGACCGTTTCCAACTCAACGGAGGTTCTCAAGGAGAGCGTTTCGTACCTCACCCACATAGCCGAGCTTATGGCCGAGATGGAGGTCAAGGCCAACGAGCTCAAGAGCAAGGTGCTTGAGGAGGGCGAGAAGATAGATGAGGGGCTGAGGTTCCTTGAGAACCTCGCCGCGAGCGCCGAGGAGACCACCGCAGCGGCAGAGCAGGTCAGCGCCGCCGCGGAGGAGCAGACGTCCGCACTCGAGGAGGTCAGGGCCGCGATATCGGACTTCGACCGCGTTGTGGAGGAGCTTGTGGACGTTGCCAACAAGTTCAAGGTCTGA
- a CDS encoding P-loop NTPase family protein, with translation MALKLNPEAKAVYRSIREEIRRRLVLPGSSSMLDRFEPTSDRGEILRRQDYLRENLPKIRSELREQIARVKPIKFRRDYLHDRILIVDEGELERALNLGLCEVSTSLEDSEGYSLVLSTVGYGIDVELLPSQIAPELYIMPLWENRETLNALARIGELTGEGSVASEILRKLDGLGEVMEKRNLLDGLEELVAAKERELNERISEKLEKFSLTLSGKELLDFLGELKAGNYEAIFRHFGGVEGEILDLINEAEDELSEKLGVTVELFSREELYPVAVPPESIEMLREELERELKVELYLKSREILESVRPLLPALRDELSRVNELDFLQAIKEFTEGLSFPELWKGGIAFINGRHLFIENPQPVSYVVGEKPENFGVPDSDVIHNERVVILTGANSGGKTSLLELITQITVLTHMGLPVPAEKAWVEPLDELFFFRRKRSTYGAGAFETALRSFVRALRGEGRKLILIDEFEAITEPGAAVRIIGELLRIAHEKGFYVVIVSHLGEDLRKELPFARIDGIEARGLDEKLNLIVDRQPAFGKLGRSTPELIVESLARRKRGKEREIFERVLRAFGRS, from the coding sequence ATGGCGCTCAAGCTGAACCCCGAGGCTAAAGCGGTCTACCGCTCAATCCGGGAGGAGATAAGGAGGAGGTTAGTCCTCCCTGGGAGTTCCTCCATGCTGGACAGGTTTGAACCCACTTCCGACCGCGGGGAAATCCTCCGCAGACAGGACTATCTCAGGGAAAACCTACCCAAAATCCGCTCCGAGCTGAGGGAGCAGATCGCCAGGGTCAAGCCAATCAAGTTCCGCCGGGACTACCTCCACGACAGGATTCTGATAGTTGATGAGGGCGAGCTCGAGAGGGCACTGAACCTGGGTCTCTGCGAGGTCTCGACGAGCCTGGAGGACTCTGAGGGATATTCCCTGGTTCTCAGCACGGTCGGCTACGGCATCGACGTTGAACTCCTCCCCTCCCAGATAGCGCCGGAGCTGTACATAATGCCCCTCTGGGAGAACCGGGAAACGCTTAATGCCCTCGCCAGAATCGGCGAGCTAACCGGCGAAGGCAGTGTTGCCTCGGAAATCCTCCGAAAGCTGGACGGGCTTGGGGAGGTTATGGAAAAGCGGAACCTCCTCGACGGTCTTGAGGAGCTGGTAGCCGCGAAAGAGCGCGAGCTGAACGAGAGGATATCCGAGAAACTGGAAAAGTTCAGCCTGACTCTGAGCGGGAAGGAGCTGCTGGACTTCCTCGGCGAGCTTAAAGCCGGGAACTACGAGGCGATATTCAGGCACTTCGGCGGGGTTGAGGGGGAAATCCTCGACCTGATCAACGAGGCCGAGGACGAGCTGAGCGAGAAGCTCGGTGTTACCGTTGAGCTCTTCTCCCGGGAAGAGCTGTACCCCGTGGCGGTTCCCCCGGAAAGCATCGAGATGCTCCGTGAGGAACTGGAAAGAGAGCTTAAGGTTGAGCTGTACCTCAAGAGCAGGGAAATCCTTGAGAGCGTGCGTCCCCTGCTTCCAGCCCTGCGAGATGAGCTGTCGAGGGTCAATGAACTCGATTTCCTTCAGGCCATCAAGGAATTCACCGAGGGCCTCTCCTTCCCGGAGCTTTGGAAAGGCGGAATCGCGTTTATCAATGGGAGACACCTTTTCATCGAGAACCCTCAACCTGTGAGCTACGTCGTGGGAGAAAAACCCGAAAACTTCGGCGTCCCGGATTCTGATGTTATCCACAATGAGAGGGTGGTCATACTGACCGGCGCTAACAGCGGCGGAAAGACCAGCCTTTTGGAACTCATAACCCAGATAACGGTTCTCACCCATATGGGACTTCCGGTTCCGGCGGAGAAGGCCTGGGTCGAGCCCCTCGATGAGCTGTTCTTCTTCAGAAGGAAGAGGAGTACCTACGGCGCCGGTGCTTTTGAGACGGCCCTGCGCTCCTTCGTGAGGGCCCTTCGCGGGGAAGGCAGAAAGCTCATCCTCATAGACGAGTTCGAGGCCATAACCGAACCCGGTGCGGCGGTCAGGATAATCGGAGAGCTTCTCAGGATAGCCCATGAGAAGGGCTTTTACGTCGTTATAGTGTCCCACCTCGGGGAGGACCTAAGGAAGGAACTCCCCTTCGCCAGGATCGACGGGATAGAGGCCAGGGGCCTTGACGAAAAACTCAACCTCATCGTTGACAGGCAGCCGGCCTTTGGAAAGCTCGGCAGGAGCACCCCGGAGCTGATAGTCGAGAGCCTCGCGAGGAGAAAGCGCGGGAAGGAACGGGAAATTTTCGAGAGGGTTCTGAGGGCGTTTGGACGTTCCTAA
- a CDS encoding DUF2095 family protein: protein MDEKKKKKPADDFAWQEYEREEFERTFPALARELEGEGVPIEAYRTDEGEEMDFSGYNPTVIDFLRRCSTDDEALEIINWMEERGEITHEMAKELRITLVEKGVRAFGSKKEWGWYERHRKRQ, encoded by the coding sequence ATGGACGAAAAGAAAAAGAAGAAACCCGCGGACGACTTCGCCTGGCAGGAGTACGAGAGGGAGGAGTTTGAACGGACCTTCCCGGCCCTTGCGAGGGAGCTCGAGGGGGAGGGCGTTCCGATAGAGGCCTACCGCACCGACGAGGGGGAGGAGATGGACTTCTCCGGCTACAACCCCACTGTCATAGATTTCCTCAGGAGATGCAGTACTGATGACGAGGCGCTTGAGATAATAAACTGGATGGAGGAGCGCGGTGAGATAACCCACGAGATGGCCAAGGAGCTCAGGATAACCCTGGTTGAGAAGGGGGTCAGGGCCTTTGGCTCCAAGAAGGAGTGGGGCTGGTACGAGAGGCACAGGAAAAGACAATAA
- a CDS encoding GIY-YIG nuclease family protein, with translation MRGSYLLVILLENDKTIKTKGREFHLRKGHYVYVGSAMNSLEKRVARHFSENKRLHWHIDFLLKEAELLRAYLIPSEERLEEKLSLEVAKYGEPVEGFGAGDVMVSTNLYRFEGEPDETLTEILRSLSLNWKIVKSGADVKDIRW, from the coding sequence ATGAGAGGATCATACCTCCTCGTCATTCTGCTGGAGAACGATAAAACCATCAAAACCAAGGGGCGGGAGTTCCATCTAAGGAAGGGCCACTACGTGTACGTCGGCTCGGCGATGAACTCCCTTGAAAAACGCGTTGCCCGACATTTCAGTGAGAACAAGAGGCTCCACTGGCATATAGACTTTCTCCTGAAGGAGGCAGAGCTCCTGAGGGCGTACCTTATTCCAAGCGAGGAGCGGCTGGAGGAAAAGCTCTCGCTGGAGGTGGCAAAGTACGGGGAGCCCGTTGAGGGGTTCGGCGCGGGGGACGTCATGGTCAGCACCAACCTCTACCGCTTCGAGGGAGAACCTGACGAAACCTTGACGGAAATCCTGCGGAGCCTCAGCTTAAACTGGAAAATTGTTAAAAGCGGGGCCGACGTAAAAGACATACGGTGGTAG
- a CDS encoding antitoxin family protein — MGTIIEAVYDGETFRPLRRVNIPKGTKVRIIVGETIWDLLDEIKGIPVDVSVEEVLDSLSHD; from the coding sequence ATGGGGACGATTATCGAGGCGGTCTATGACGGCGAGACGTTCAGACCTCTCAGGCGAGTGAACATACCGAAGGGAACAAAGGTCAGAATTATCGTTGGTGAGACTATCTGGGACCTGCTTGATGAGATTAAAGGGATTCCCGTCGATGTCAGCGTGGAGGAAGTGCTGGATAGCCTGTCTCATGATTGA
- a CDS encoding geranylgeranylglyceryl/heptaprenylglyceryl phosphate synthase — translation MLEIGKVERYIHEKLEREKLHFVLLDPDDVTPEEAARIAEMSEEVGVDAIMIGGSTGAEGDVLDGVVRAIKESSSLPTILFPGSHGGISKYADSIFFMSLLNSTNPFFITGAQALGAFQVKRYGIEPIPMAYLIIEPGETVGWVGDAKPIPRHKPKIAAAYALAGQYLGMRLVYLEAGSGASQPVPPEMIALVKRVIDVPLIVGGGIRTAAQARAAVEAGADIIVTGTAIEKAGSLEKAREKLVELNRGIKG, via the coding sequence ATGCTGGAAATTGGAAAGGTCGAGCGCTACATTCACGAGAAGCTTGAAAGGGAGAAGCTCCACTTCGTTCTCCTCGATCCAGATGATGTTACGCCCGAAGAAGCCGCCAGGATAGCGGAGATGAGCGAAGAAGTTGGCGTTGACGCCATAATGATAGGGGGCTCGACGGGGGCGGAGGGGGATGTCCTCGACGGTGTTGTGAGGGCGATAAAGGAGTCCTCCAGCCTGCCAACGATACTGTTCCCCGGCTCCCACGGAGGAATAAGCAAATACGCGGATTCGATATTCTTCATGAGCCTGCTCAACTCGACCAACCCGTTCTTCATAACCGGTGCTCAGGCCTTAGGAGCCTTCCAGGTCAAGCGCTACGGCATAGAACCGATACCAATGGCATACCTCATAATAGAACCGGGAGAAACCGTCGGCTGGGTCGGCGATGCCAAGCCGATTCCCAGGCACAAGCCCAAGATAGCGGCGGCTTACGCTTTAGCCGGCCAGTACCTCGGCATGAGGCTCGTCTACCTCGAGGCCGGAAGCGGGGCGAGCCAGCCCGTTCCCCCCGAGATGATAGCGCTCGTGAAGCGCGTCATAGACGTTCCACTCATCGTCGGCGGCGGCATAAGGACGGCCGCGCAGGCGAGGGCGGCAGTGGAGGCCGGTGCCGACATAATCGTCACCGGGACCGCGATAGAAAAGGCTGGCTCCCTGGAGAAGGCCAGGGAAAAGCTGGTGGAGCTGAACAGGGGAATAAAGGGATGA
- a CDS encoding endonuclease III domain-containing protein, translated as MAKAKSGSLSLEKFTFDESWEEKRKRAERIVEILMETYPREKLLIGDPYRTLVHCIISQRMRDEVTYKVWERLFEKYRDIQVIASTPIGEMQEFLRKNGVGLWKTKGEWIVKASRIILEKYGGRVPDDIGELMRLPGIGRKCANIVLAYGFGRQAIPVDTHVNRISKRLGLAPPRVQPEKVEEYLAELIPREKWIYVNHAMVNHGKRICNPIRPKCENCPLRELCPYAKGMVTDEDLKGRR; from the coding sequence ATGGCGAAAGCAAAATCAGGCTCGTTAAGCCTTGAAAAGTTCACATTCGATGAAAGCTGGGAGGAGAAGAGGAAGCGTGCGGAGAGAATCGTCGAGATTCTGATGGAAACTTACCCGAGGGAGAAGCTCCTTATAGGCGACCCGTACAGGACGCTGGTGCACTGCATAATCTCACAGCGCATGAGGGACGAGGTAACCTACAAGGTCTGGGAGAGACTGTTTGAGAAATACAGGGACATCCAGGTGATAGCCAGCACTCCGATCGGGGAGATGCAGGAGTTTTTGAGAAAGAACGGTGTCGGCCTCTGGAAGACCAAGGGCGAGTGGATAGTGAAGGCTTCGCGGATAATACTCGAAAAGTACGGCGGAAGGGTCCCGGATGACATCGGGGAACTCATGAGGCTTCCCGGAATCGGGAGGAAGTGCGCCAACATAGTTCTCGCTTATGGCTTTGGGAGGCAGGCGATTCCGGTTGATACGCACGTGAACAGGATAAGCAAGCGCCTCGGCCTGGCTCCGCCCAGGGTTCAGCCAGAGAAGGTCGAGGAGTACCTCGCGGAGCTGATTCCCCGCGAGAAGTGGATATACGTGAACCACGCGATGGTGAACCACGGAAAGAGGATATGCAATCCTATAAGACCGAAGTGCGAGAACTGCCCGCTCAGGGAGCTCTGTCCCTACGCGAAGGGGATGGTAACGGATGAGGACTTAAAGGGGCGCCGATGA
- a CDS encoding DUF6849 domain-containing protein, whose amino-acid sequence MRVVLKPLFEAELPADFSEVIRGKLMGKELRTGEEIEVELLGKSLRFKVVLAEPSPLKVGRSTRIEFPRGEIEVVDFEFDEPVREVISFEGGFVIVLERKVLILNQDGQKIYSDEFDDLKGVRVSKNSVVIIHGESKIRLVKP is encoded by the coding sequence ATGAGGGTTGTTCTAAAGCCCCTCTTCGAGGCCGAACTGCCGGCGGATTTCAGCGAGGTCATAAGGGGCAAGCTTATGGGGAAGGAACTCAGGACGGGTGAGGAAATCGAAGTCGAGCTCCTCGGAAAGTCCCTCCGCTTCAAGGTCGTCCTGGCGGAGCCCTCGCCGCTGAAGGTAGGCAGAAGCACGAGGATAGAGTTCCCGCGGGGCGAGATTGAGGTGGTTGATTTTGAGTTCGACGAGCCAGTTAGGGAGGTAATATCCTTCGAGGGTGGCTTCGTCATTGTGCTCGAAAGGAAGGTTCTAATTCTAAACCAGGATGGGCAAAAGATTTATAGCGATGAGTTTGATGACCTGAAAGGAGTTAGGGTCTCCAAAAACTCGGTGGTGATAATCCATGGCGAAAGCAAAATCAGGCTCGTTAAGCCTTGA
- a CDS encoding PadR family transcriptional regulator, with protein MERPNFRGHMKVLILDLLRKPMHGYGIMAELEGRYGMKLSAGTVYPILASLRRSGLIEVASKGEREKKTYVITEKGLDYLAEHADELAEAKRRMRAYKAFLELGGDELRTAFRELFDSVDELTDEQRERIRELFTGCARELRLILLGGERYERD; from the coding sequence ATGGAGCGCCCCAACTTTCGCGGCCACATGAAGGTACTTATCCTCGACCTCCTCAGGAAGCCGATGCACGGCTACGGCATAATGGCGGAGCTGGAAGGGAGATACGGCATGAAGCTGAGCGCGGGGACTGTCTATCCTATCCTCGCGTCCCTGCGGAGAAGCGGCCTGATTGAGGTGGCCAGCAAGGGTGAGAGGGAGAAAAAGACCTACGTGATCACCGAGAAGGGGCTGGACTACCTCGCGGAGCACGCCGATGAGCTCGCCGAGGCAAAGCGCAGGATGCGCGCTTACAAGGCGTTCCTTGAGCTGGGGGGCGACGAACTTAGGACTGCCTTCAGGGAGCTCTTTGACTCGGTGGATGAGCTGACGGACGAGCAGAGGGAGAGGATCAGGGAGCTCTTCACCGGCTGTGCGAGGGAGCTGAGGCTGATTCTTCTTGGAGGTGAAAGGTATGAACGCGATTGA
- a CDS encoding ATP-binding cassette domain-containing protein, with protein sequence MNAIEVENLVKKYGDFKAVRGISFEVKKGEIFAFLGPNGAGKTTTVHVLTTLLKPTSGRAVVAGHDVAREPIEVRRKIGIVFQDPSVDRELTAYENMLIHGRIYGVENLKEKIERLLKFVELWEFKDRPVKFFSGGMQRRLEIARSLLHEPEILFLDEPTIGLDPQTRAHIWDYIRAMKEEHNMTIFLTTHYMDEAEQLADRIAIMDHGEIIAEGTAEELKKLVGSDIIYLKLQAREELKCLKADFIRGCKVLPDGRVRLDVENAAEALPRLFELAKESGIKILEVTYHRPTLNDVFLHLTGREIREEGGEGNVAKMIMKARMRR encoded by the coding sequence ATGAACGCGATTGAGGTTGAGAATCTGGTGAAGAAGTACGGCGACTTTAAGGCCGTCAGGGGAATCTCCTTCGAGGTTAAAAAGGGTGAGATATTCGCTTTCCTGGGTCCCAACGGGGCGGGAAAGACGACGACCGTTCACGTGCTCACAACACTCCTCAAGCCGACCTCCGGCAGGGCGGTGGTTGCGGGCCACGACGTTGCCAGGGAACCTATAGAAGTTAGGAGGAAGATAGGGATAGTTTTTCAGGACCCGAGCGTTGACAGGGAGCTTACCGCCTATGAGAACATGCTCATCCACGGCAGGATATACGGCGTTGAGAACCTGAAGGAGAAGATAGAGCGCCTTTTGAAGTTCGTCGAGCTCTGGGAGTTCAAGGACAGGCCCGTTAAGTTCTTCTCCGGCGGAATGCAGAGGAGGCTTGAGATAGCGCGCTCCCTTCTTCACGAACCCGAGATACTCTTCCTCGACGAGCCGACGATAGGCCTCGACCCCCAAACCAGGGCACACATCTGGGACTACATAAGGGCCATGAAGGAGGAGCACAACATGACGATATTCCTCACGACGCACTACATGGACGAGGCGGAGCAGCTCGCCGATAGGATAGCGATAATGGACCATGGAGAGATAATCGCCGAGGGAACGGCCGAGGAGCTCAAGAAACTCGTGGGCAGCGACATAATCTACCTGAAGCTCCAGGCAAGGGAGGAACTCAAGTGCCTCAAGGCTGACTTCATAAGGGGCTGTAAGGTTCTTCCCGACGGGAGGGTGAGGCTCGACGTTGAAAACGCCGCGGAGGCGCTTCCAAGGCTCTTCGAGCTGGCTAAGGAATCGGGCATCAAAATCCTGGAGGTCACCTATCACCGGCCGACGCTCAACGACGTCTTCCTGCATCTGACGGGCAGGGAAATCAGGGAGGAAGGCGGTGAGGGGAACGTGGCAAAGATGATAATGAAGGCGAGGATGAGGAGGTGA
- a CDS encoding ABC transporter permease, with product MQVFFTMIYRELKRFSRSRARVIGSLINPLIWLIFFGKGWSGVFNNPAAAPIFGGVDYMTYLVPGIIAMTVFNMSFMQGITLIWDKQFGFLKEILVAPSSRTEAILGRITGGALMAMIQGVVILALSFFLADLKVSGILPALGLSFLVGLAIAGMGVAIALKMSSMEGFQMIVMMIMLPMTFLSGAFYPIKTMPDWMQWLAKVNPLTYAVDGSRYYLAGVEPTFGIVTDWLVLIGLAALFAGIAALGFRKATID from the coding sequence ATGCAGGTCTTCTTCACGATGATATACCGCGAGCTGAAGCGCTTCTCCCGCTCAAGGGCGAGGGTCATCGGAAGCCTCATCAACCCGCTCATCTGGCTCATATTCTTCGGAAAGGGCTGGAGCGGTGTCTTCAACAACCCCGCCGCGGCGCCAATCTTCGGCGGCGTCGACTACATGACCTACCTCGTGCCGGGTATAATAGCCATGACGGTCTTCAACATGAGCTTCATGCAGGGTATAACGCTCATCTGGGACAAGCAGTTCGGCTTCCTGAAGGAGATTCTCGTCGCCCCATCCAGCAGAACGGAGGCGATACTCGGCAGAATCACAGGTGGTGCCCTGATGGCCATGATACAGGGCGTGGTAATCCTGGCCCTCAGCTTTTTCCTGGCCGACCTCAAGGTGAGCGGAATCCTTCCGGCGCTAGGCCTCAGCTTCCTGGTGGGCCTCGCCATAGCCGGAATGGGCGTTGCAATAGCCCTCAAGATGAGCAGTATGGAGGGCTTCCAGATGATCGTCATGATGATAATGCTTCCCATGACGTTCCTCAGCGGAGCCTTCTACCCGATAAAGACGATGCCCGATTGGATGCAGTGGCTGGCCAAGGTGAACCCGCTCACCTACGCGGTCGATGGTTCCAGGTATTACCTAGCCGGAGTCGAGCCGACCTTTGGAATCGTCACCGACTGGCTGGTGCTCATCGGCCTGGCGGCGCTGTTCGCCGGAATCGCGGCGCTGGGCTTCAGGAAGGCCACGATAGACTGA
- a CDS encoding phosphoglycerate kinase, producing MFRLTDFDYHGKTVFLRADLNSPVTDGKIISDARFRAVLPTIIYLLEHGAKLVIGTHQSKPYKGDYITTEQHAEILSGLLGQEVEYVEDVFGKYAREKIQALKPGEAIVLENLRFAAEEVKYKPIEDCEKTFFVRKLAPLIDYVVNDAFAATHRSQPSLVGFARLKPMIMGFLMEKEIQALTRAYETGEKPRVYVLGGAKVDDSLRVAENVLRNGRAEVILTGGLVGHVFTLAKGFHLGDANLEFMERKGLLELVDWAEEILNEFYPYVRTPVDFAVDYKGERVEVDLLSEEKWLFDEYPILDIGSRTVEKYREVLMGAKIIVANGPMGVFEREEFAVGTVGVFRAIGGSPAFSIVGGGHSIASIYQHNITGISHVSTGGGAMLSFFAGEKLPVLEAFKESYERFKDLLKG from the coding sequence ATGTTCAGGCTCACCGACTTTGACTATCACGGAAAAACCGTCTTTCTGAGGGCAGACCTAAATTCGCCGGTCACTGACGGGAAGATAATCAGCGACGCCAGGTTTCGGGCGGTCCTCCCGACGATAATATACCTCCTGGAGCACGGGGCCAAACTGGTCATAGGAACGCACCAGAGTAAGCCCTACAAGGGGGACTACATCACCACAGAGCAGCATGCCGAGATACTGAGCGGGTTACTCGGCCAGGAAGTGGAATACGTTGAGGACGTCTTTGGAAAATATGCTCGCGAGAAGATACAAGCCTTAAAGCCCGGCGAGGCCATCGTCCTTGAGAACCTCCGATTTGCCGCGGAGGAGGTCAAATACAAGCCGATTGAAGATTGCGAGAAGACGTTTTTCGTGAGAAAACTCGCGCCCCTGATCGATTACGTCGTGAACGATGCCTTCGCGGCGACCCACCGCTCCCAGCCCTCCCTGGTCGGGTTCGCGAGGCTAAAGCCGATGATAATGGGTTTCCTTATGGAGAAGGAAATCCAGGCACTCACAAGGGCCTACGAGACCGGGGAGAAGCCGAGGGTCTACGTGCTCGGCGGCGCGAAGGTTGACGACTCCCTGCGCGTTGCTGAAAACGTGCTGAGGAACGGCAGGGCCGAGGTCATACTCACCGGAGGACTGGTCGGTCACGTGTTCACCCTCGCCAAGGGCTTCCACCTCGGCGATGCCAACCTCGAGTTCATGGAGAGGAAGGGCCTTCTCGAACTGGTGGACTGGGCCGAGGAGATACTCAACGAGTTCTACCCCTACGTGAGAACCCCCGTTGATTTTGCCGTCGATTATAAGGGGGAGCGGGTGGAAGTTGACCTGCTGAGCGAGGAGAAATGGCTGTTCGACGAGTATCCCATACTCGACATAGGCTCAAGGACCGTTGAGAAGTACCGCGAGGTGCTCATGGGGGCAAAGATAATAGTCGCCAACGGGCCGATGGGCGTCTTTGAGCGCGAGGAGTTCGCGGTAGGTACCGTCGGCGTCTTCAGGGCGATAGGGGGGAGTCCGGCCTTCAGCATAGTCGGGGGAGGCCACTCCATAGCGAGCATATACCAGCACAACATAACGGGCATAAGCCACGTTTCAACGGGCGGAGGAGCAATGCTCAGCTTCTTCGCCGGTGAAAAGCTTCCCGTCCTGGAGGCATTCAAAGAGAGCTACGAACGCTTCAAGGATCTGCTTAAAGGGTGA